The DNA sequence CGCGCGCCTTGAACAGCTCCATCGCCAGGTGCGAGGCGCTGCCGTTGCCCACCGAGCCGTAGTTGAGCTGGCCCTTGCGTTCCCGGGCGATGCGCACGAAGTCGGCCAGCGTCTTCGCCCCCAGCTGCGGCGAGACCACCAGCACGTTGGGACTGGTCGCGACCAGGCTGACCGGCGCGAGCTGCCGGACCGGGTCGTACGGCAGGCTCCTGCTCAGCAGCGGCGCGGTGACCAGCGGCCCCTGGATCGTGAACAGCAGCGTGTAGCCGTCCGGCGCGGCCTTGGCCACCAGCCCGGTGCCGATGTTGCCGCCCGCGCCGGGCCGGTTCTCGACCACGATGGTCTGCCCGAGCGCGTGCGACAGCGGCTCGGCGACGACACGCGCGATCAGGTCCGGCGAGCTGCCGGCCGGAAACGGCACGACCAGGCGGATGGTCCGCGCCGGCCACGGCTGCTGCGCCTGCACGGGCCAGGACAGCGATGCGGCCGCCGCACCGGCGACCTTCAACCACTGACGACGTTGCATGTACACCTCCGTGTGGGATTCGGTGGACGGGCTCACCACTCCGCGCGGGCGCTGCGGCCCATCAGCCGTTCCAGCCCCTGCTGCGGCGTGAGGCGCCCGTCCAGGATCTGCGTGACCGCCTCGGTGATCGGCATCTCGACGCCGCGCTCGCGCGCGCGCTGCAGCACGGTCGGGGCGCTGTAGACGCCTTCGGCCACGTGGCCGAGCTCGGCGAGGATCTGCGCCAGCGACTTGCCCTGCGCGAGCTGCAGGCCGACCTGGCGGTTGCGCGACAGGTCGCCGGTGGCGGTCAGCACCAGGTCGCCCAGGCCGCTCAGGCCCATGAAGGTCTCGGGGCGGGCGCCGAGCGCCAGGCCCAGCCGGGTCATCTCGGCCAGGCCGCGCGTCACCAGCGCGGCGCGCGCGTTGAGGCCGAGGCCCATGCCGTCGGCGATGCCGGTGGCGATCGCCAGCACGTTCTTGACCGCCCCGCCCACCTCCACCCCGGCCGGATCCGGCGAGGTGTAGACGCGCAGCGCGTCGCCGTGGAAGGCGTGCACCGCGGCCTCGGCCAGCGCGGCATCGGTACTCGCGGCCACCAGTGCGGTGGGCAGGCCGCGCGCCACCTCGAGCGCAAAGCTGGGCCCGGACAGCACGCCCACGCGCGCCTGCGGGCGCACCTCGCGGGCCACCTCGTGGCCGAGCAGGCCGGTGCCGGCCTCGAAGCCCTTGCACAGCCACCACACGCAGGCGTCTTCGGGGACGCGGCCGAGCATCTCGCGCAGCGCGGCCATCGGCGTGGCGACCACCAGCAGCCCGCCCTGCGCATGGCGCAGGGCCTGGTCGAAGTCACTGCTGACGAGGAGTTCCGGCGGCAGGTCCGCGCCGGACAGGTAGCGTTCGTTGCGTCGCGCCTGCTGCATGGACGCTGCCTGCGCGGCGTCGCGCGCCCACAGCAGCGTCGGATGCCGCGGCGCGGTGCTCGCCGCCAGCGCCGTCCCCCAGGCGCCGGCGCCCAGGACGGTGATGTTCATCGGCAGGAACGGCGGGGATCAGGCGCTGGTGATGATCGGCGAGCCGCCGTTGCCGCCCTGCTGCTGTTGCTGCTGCAGCTGGGCCTCGTACATGGCCTGGAAGTTGACCTCGGCCAGGTGCACCGGCGGGAAACCGGCGCGCGAGATCACGTCGGCCACCACGGCGCGCAGGTACGGGTAGACGATCTGCGGGCAGGCGATGCCGATGATGGGGTTGACCTGGTCTTCCGGGATGTTGCGGATCTCGAAGATGCCGGCCTGCTTGGCCTCGACCAGGAACAGGGTCTTGTCCTTGACCTTGGTGTGCACCGTGGCCACCACGCTGACCTCGAACACGCCGTCGGCGACCGGCTGCGCCTCCAGGCCCAGGTTGATGTCCACCTTGGGCTGTTCCTGCTCCAGCAGGATCTGCGGGGAATTGGGCTGCTCCAGCGACAGATCCTTCGTGTAGACGCGCTGGATCTGGAACACGGGGTTGTTTGCTTGCTCGGCCATGGTGAGTGTCGTTCTTCCTCGGAAACGAAAAGCCCGCAACCGGTAGGGGGTGCGGGCTGCGAACACGCATTATGGCCGAGCCGGAAGCTGCTCCGGCGCGGCCTGCGTCAGATGTGCTCGCTCAGGCGCGGCCTTCGAGCAGGGGGATCAGGCCGCCGCGCTGGTCCAGCGCGATCAGGTCGTCGCAACCACCCACGTGCGTGTCCCCGATGAAGATCTGCGGCACGGTGCGCCGGCCGGTGAGGCTCGTCATCGCCTCGCGCTGGGCCGGATCCAGGTCGACCCGGATCTCCTCGATCTCGGCCACGCCGCGCTGCTTGAGCAGCATCTTCGCGCGCTGGCAGTACGGGCACACCAGCGTCGTGTACATCTTCACGGGTTGCATGCAGCAGTCCTTCGTCCTGGCCCTGCGGGCGGTGAGCACCTTCAGGCCGTGGTTTTCTCGATCGGCAGGTTCGCTTCGCGCCACGCCGCCGTGCCACCGGCCAGCGGCACGGCCTTCTCGTAGCCCGACTTGCGCAGCGTAGCCGCAGCACGCGAAGCGCGTGCGCCGGTCGGACAAACCACGATGATGGGCAGGGACTTGTTGGACGGCAGCTCCCTGGCGCCTTCCAGGCTGCCGAAGGGGATGTTGCGCGCGCCGGCGACATGGCCCGCGGCGTATTCGGCC is a window from the Caldimonas thermodepolymerans genome containing:
- a CDS encoding Bug family tripartite tricarboxylate transporter substrate binding protein; translated protein: MQRRQWLKVAGAAAASLSWPVQAQQPWPARTIRLVVPFPAGSSPDLIARVVAEPLSHALGQTIVVENRPGAGGNIGTGLVAKAAPDGYTLLFTIQGPLVTAPLLSRSLPYDPVRQLAPVSLVATSPNVLVVSPQLGAKTLADFVRIARERKGQLNYGSVGNGSASHLAMELFKARAGIDLAHVPYQGFPQIVNAILAGEVQAAFMVPGIAMGQVRAGKLVALGVTTAGRSAALPELPSFAELGYPGFEAISWQAVLAPAGTPKPVIDRLSQELVRIIKSDEVRAKMLAQYFTAAGTAPQALAQLMKSERENWGRVIKAAGVQPE
- a CDS encoding NAD(P)H-dependent glycerol-3-phosphate dehydrogenase codes for the protein MNITVLGAGAWGTALAASTAPRHPTLLWARDAAQAASMQQARRNERYLSGADLPPELLVSSDFDQALRHAQGGLLVVATPMAALREMLGRVPEDACVWWLCKGFEAGTGLLGHEVAREVRPQARVGVLSGPSFALEVARGLPTALVAASTDAALAEAAVHAFHGDALRVYTSPDPAGVEVGGAVKNVLAIATGIADGMGLGLNARAALVTRGLAEMTRLGLALGARPETFMGLSGLGDLVLTATGDLSRNRQVGLQLAQGKSLAQILAELGHVAEGVYSAPTVLQRARERGVEMPITEAVTQILDGRLTPQQGLERLMGRSARAEW
- the secB gene encoding protein-export chaperone SecB, translating into MAEQANNPVFQIQRVYTKDLSLEQPNSPQILLEQEQPKVDINLGLEAQPVADGVFEVSVVATVHTKVKDKTLFLVEAKQAGIFEIRNIPEDQVNPIIGIACPQIVYPYLRAVVADVISRAGFPPVHLAEVNFQAMYEAQLQQQQQQGGNGGSPIITSA
- the grxC gene encoding glutaredoxin 3, with amino-acid sequence MQPVKMYTTLVCPYCQRAKMLLKQRGVAEIEEIRVDLDPAQREAMTSLTGRRTVPQIFIGDTHVGGCDDLIALDQRGGLIPLLEGRA
- a CDS encoding rhodanese-like domain-containing protein — translated: MKFIIDNWFLILVAFVSGGMLVWPLVTRGTRAGAVSTAQAVLLINREKAVVVDVSEPAEYAAGHVAGARNIPFGSLEGARELPSNKSLPIIVVCPTGARASRAAATLRKSGYEKAVPLAGGTAAWREANLPIEKTTA